A window of Taeniopygia guttata chromosome 14, bTaeGut7.mat, whole genome shotgun sequence contains these coding sequences:
- the IQCE gene encoding IQ domain-containing protein E isoform X2 — MELRPARSYPGSLRQQLPCWQWGEALAEAAPPPAGVSLPAGPLGVTRAPRPGRALPWHCPQARRRSAHASPARAAGGCHGYRDPEVPPGGDGRPQARAGSLGPRGPPRPRRPVRPSLCSPTMALGAGEAAAEGELGDESLSVITCESDTAMKLKKKVFHKPPKSPKSPYSSSTQLYPKKAAAWRSLQGTGSACFENAAVENSRHMWLGCLKQGTSHALKSDVDTGHMRANVSSSTPEYLKEALGMKKPKHARSPSNGYIPGTPDYKEKEDMYDEIIELKKTIQAQKNEGDRMKTKLRRLEEENNRKDKQIEQLLDPSRGSELARAWSEKKTDNGQVATGLKQKIVKLEEQCKEKDNTINEFQEDMKTSSLEEVRLAMETYYEEVHRLQLLLAKSETIRKNAEGRDTQKRLKALNAAVLRLSRNVRDMQAENRRLKQDLDHVLSASPPHSKTKNYSEWSRQRLVRKILDLEKKVCAMESSRVSLADSEASQVLAVSPSHSVDLDHPSSQHLGEECCRLQRLVKKLKNDRKALQNLLLTKELDIKHLLEAKAEVELELQKWQSKMEEKSTEEQMLSEEIQNLRQKVGKLELKLEEEKIQMTEDTVENLNKAPPVSTDKKNHRKEQAAKIIQRYWKRYKTKKEEIALHEAVVLLQAAFRGHLSRQKMLLHAGVPDAKSLTENSCLPSMSDSLNSSSDCKERDEIVTFIQSIFRAHLARTELLQERSSVPSAPSGKADPAVPITEEKPGSAAPQRPSVLTSPLPDRSCSAPCVPLDEAHSEDSDDDVVVPPLLQGAEDSTNQCGSNLPR; from the exons ATGGAGTTGCGCCCCGCCCGCAGTTATCCCGGCTCTCTCAGGCAGCAACTCCCGTGCTGGCAGTGGGGCGAAGCCCTCGCAGAagccgctccgccgcccgccgGGGTTTCGCTCCCCGCGGGGCCGCTTGGTGTCACCCGCGCTCCGCGGCCAGGCCGAGccctcccctggcactgcccgCAGGCGCGCCGCCGCTCTGCGCATGCGTCCCCAGCGCGGGCCGCTGGCGGTTGCCATGGTTACCGCGACCCGGAAGTGCCGCCGGGGGGCGATGGCCGCCCCCAGGCCCGGGCCGGCAGCCTCGGCCCGAGGGggcccccgcggccccgccgccccgtgaggccttccctctgctctcccacCATGGCCCTGGGGGCCGGCGAGGCGGCCGCGGAGGGGGAGCTG GGAGATGAGAGCCTGTCTGTGATAACCTGTGAGTCAGACACAGCCATG AAGttaaagaaaaaggtttttcacaAGCCTCCGAAGTCACCAA AGTCTCCCTACAGCTCAAGCACACAACTGTATCCTAAAAAAGCTGCAGCTTGGAGATCTCTGCAGGGAACAGGCAGTGCTTGCTTTGAGAATGCAGCTGTTGAAAACTCAAGGCACATGTGGCTGGGATGTCTGAAACAAG GAACGAGCCATGCTCTGAAATCAGATGTTGACACGGGGCATATGCGAGCGAATGTTTCCAGTAGCACTCCAGAATATTTGAAGGAGGCTCTAGGAATGAAAAAGCCAAAACATGCTCGTTCTCCCAGTAATG GCTACATTCCTGGAACTCCTGACtacaaagagaaagaagataTGTATGATGAAATTATAGAACTGAAAAAG ACAATACAAGCTCAGAAGAATGAGGGAGACAGAATGAAGACGAAGCTCCGTCGACTGGAAGAGGAGAACAATAGAAAGGATAAACAGATTGAACAACTGCTGGATCCTTCCAGG ggctctgagctggctcgAGCTTGGTCAGAAAAGAAGACTGATAATGGACAG GTGGCTACTGGATTAAAGCAGAAGATTGTCAAGCTTGAAGAGCAGTGCAAGGAGAAAGACAACACTATTAA TGAATTCCAAGAAGACATGAAAACCAGTAGTTTGGAAGAAGTGAGGTTAGCCATGGAAACCTACTATGAAGAG GTTCATcgcctccagctcctcctggccaAGTCTGAGACTATAAGGAAAAA TGCAGAGGGCAGAGACACCCAAAAACGACTGAAGGCCCTGAATGCCGCTGTGCTGAGGCTGTCCAGGAACGTCAGGGACATGCAGGCTGAGAATCGCAGGCTGAAGCAGGACCTGGATCACGTGCTGAGCGCTTCCCCTCCtcacagtaaaacaaaaa ATTATAGTGAGTGGAGCAGACAGAGGCTGGTGAGGAAGATTTTGGATCTAGAAAAA AAAGTGTGTGccatggagagcagcagggtgtcCTTAGCTGACAGTGAGGCATCACAAGTGCTTGCTGTGTCACCTTCACATTCTGTGGACCTGGATCATCCATCATCCCAACATTTAGGTGAGGAATGCTGTCGCCTCCAAAGGCTGGTGAAGAAATTGAAGAATGATAGGAAGGCTCTTCAGAATCTCCTGCTCACTAAAGA ATTAGATATCAAGCACTTGCTTGAGGCTAAGGCTGAagtggagctggagctgcagaagtGGCAGAGtaagatggaagaaaaaagcacagaagagcAAATGTTAAG TGAGGAAATCCAGAACCTGAGACAGAAAGTAGGGAAACTGGAGTTAAAactggaggaggagaaaatacaGATGACAGAAGATACAGTGGAAAATCTTAATAAG GCTCCTCCAGTCtccacagacaaaaaaaatcacaggaaagAACAAGCAGCCAAAATTATCCAGAGATACTGGAAGAGGTACAAAACCAAG aaagaagaaattgctCTGCATGAG GCAGTTGTTCTGCTCCAGGCAGCCTTCAGAGGACATTTATCTCGacagaaaatgctgctgcacGCTGGGGTGCCTGATGCAAAGTCTCTCACCGAG AACTCCTGCCTGCCTTCCATGTCAGACTCCTTGAATTCTTCTTCTGATTGCAAGGAGAGAGATGAGATTGTGACATTCATCCAGTCCATTTTCAGGGCTCACTTAGCACGTACAGAACTGCTTCAAGAGAG GTCCTCTGtgcccagtgcccccagtggGAAAGCTGATCCTGCAGTTCCCATCACAGAGGAGAAACCAGGCTCAGCAGCACCCCAGAGACCTTCAGTCCTCACATCTCCTCTTCCTG